The sequence tgaagcacgagaactgagtcggatgaatacaagcaagttgatttaatctgagttgcaaccagaggagcacagtttacagagtcgaagagtctgcaaagtgaacaacactgagcagagagaaacaaggcgtatatatataaacatgtcttcagcagtatgtgtacgtgatacagaagaacagaaggttcattggatagagtagttgtctgatatgatgccaataaactgttgtgagaaactagcagatatcagtagagaacagggagtttcttgggaggacagggaccttgagatgaaatgggaaacttataattgccctctacacctcgtgtgacccaagaaacaactaaccactgaaccttgtgtgacataaagaaactgtgtgtctgtgtgcatgcaatatgccattacatttcccccctttttatccttaaggataaacgaggaagagaaaaacaaccaataaaacacaatcaacaatagaagcaacaaaatatgcacacacaatataacacaacaaATCCCAGATGACAATCAAATATGAGAAAAGAACAGTATTCAAAACTTCAGACTGAGCATTCCAACTGGTTTACGATCAGTCGTCACACAGAATACAATTCAATGGAAAACCTCAAGGTAAAAGTTGCaagctgtttttgtggatgAAAGCATCCTGAGTAAGGATcagtttttgtgtatgtgtcataGCGGTTGTAGCATTCTAGgggtgaaaaataaagacagtgaaaTGGTGTAACACGTGTagggtgtggtgtggtgtaggTCTTCTTGCGCCCACGAAGGTGACACAGAAACTACGTCTGCACGCCacttgttgtcttctttcttcgGACCCTTGGTCGCCTGCGTGCCTGTTACGAACGCAAAGTCTTACTTAGCAGCCTCTGGAGTTTGTAGTTTTCCAGGAgaaccagcagggggtgctggaACCTTTCTGCAGTGGCTGGCGTGGATCCAGGTAGCCCGCTCAGCGACCTTCACAGCAGTGTGGGTTGTCAGCAGGATCTGGAACGGACCTTGCCACCTCCTGTTCCTCCACGACTTCCTCCTGAAGTCTTTTATGACCACAAAGTCACCTGGTTCGAGCTGGTGCAGGGGACCACTGGCTGGAACAGGGAGGGCTGCGATCACCTGTTTCTTTACATCAGAGAGCTGTTTGGATAGATTGGTACAgtaggttagtgtgttgtgatCACAAAGAGCTGTTGATGGGGGTGGAGATCGGGGAGCTTCCACACCTACAGAAGGAGGAGTTGCAAAAAGAATCTCAAAGGGGCTCAAGTTAGTTCTGTTTCGTTTTCGCATTCTCATATACATAAGCACTAGaggaagtgcttttgtccatggaAGACCTGTGTCTTCACAACACTTGGCCAGCTTGTTCTTTAGTGTTCCATTCTCCCTCTCTACTGCACCTCCACTAGCTGGGTGGTAGGCACAGTGTGTTCTCAGGTTAATGCCTAAGTATAGGCTCAGTTCAGTGATAGCTGAattaacaaaatggctgccattatCACTGGAGATTTTAGCTGGAATTCCCCATCTGGGAATGATTTCAGTAAGAAGGGCTTTAGCTACTACTGAGGCAGATTGTTTTGAGGCTGGGAACACTTCAACCCATTTGCTCCACATGTCTACCATCACTAAACAATGAGACTTTCCTTCTGATGGAGTTAGTTCTACAAAATCCATCATGACATGCTCAAAAGGTCGAGTTGGTTGAGGATGAGCAGCTTGTTGGGAAGGTTGGATTGCCCTGCCTACATTGTGAGTAGCACAGATAACACAGGCTTGGCAGTGTTTTTGAGCATAGGCAGAAAACCCTTTTGTGaaccaaaatgtgttaatcatttGCTGCATCCCTCCTTTTGATGCATGGTCAGACCCATGCGTCAATTTAGCATAGTGAGGGAAGAAATGGGAAGGCAAACACGGGTTGTTGTCGGGGCCTATCCAGATGCCATCATGACATAAAGCACCTGCGTTTCTCCAAAGTTGCTTATCTTTTGGAGATGCAAAAGATTGAACAGCACTGAGGGAAGATGGCACGTCAGAAGAAACTGAAACCAAAGTATGTGATACAGAAGAGGTAGACAAAGGGAGAAGAGAAGCTGCCTTCGCAGCTGCATCCGCTCGAGCGTTACCTGTAGAAATCGGGTCAGAGGCATTAGTGtgagcagcacatttacacacagaaatggcagAAGGAAGAAGGATGGCATCTAAGAGATCTGCAATGAGTGTGTGATGCAAAACAGACTTGCCATCAGATTTCAGAAAACCTCTATGTTTCCAAAGTGCACCAAAGTCATGAACAACACCAAAAGCATATCTGGAATCAGTGTAGATATTTACAGATCTACCCTTAGCTAATTGGCAGGCAGTCGTTAAGGCCACAAGTTCTGCAGCTTGAGCTGAGAAGTGAGGTGGaagagatgatgacatcatcacgtcATAGTCAGAACAAACAGCAAAGCCAACACGGCAGAGACCTGTAACTGGGTCTCTTGAAGCAGAGCCATCTACATAGAGGACAAGGTCAGGATTTGTCAAGGGCGTTTCTGTCAGATCAGGTCTTGGAGAACAAGATGCTGAAAGTTCAGCCATGCAATCATGAGGCTCACCATCCTGTGGAAGAGGGAGCAGAGTAGCAGGGTTAAGAACAGTACACCTCTTAAGAGTGACATTAGGCATGTCAAGAAGACACGTGTGATACCTAAGGTGTCTAGCAGCCGAAAGGTGTGATGTTTTCTGCTCAGAAAGGATCAAAGAGACCGCATGTGGCACAAGAAGAGTCAAAGGAGCGTAGCCAACTATATCTCTTGAGGccaaaagggctttttcagcaGCTGCTACAGCTCTGAGACATTTTGGCATGCCTGCTGCAACAGGATCGAGTTTACCCGAGAAATATGCCACAGGACGGAGCCTATCACCATGAGGTTGTAGGAGGACAGAAGTCATGCAACCCGAACGTTCATCCACAGTCTGAGTGAATGGTTTGGTTGGGTCAGGAAGTCCAAGTGTGGGAGGAGACTGAAGTTGAAGTTTCAAGTTCAGGAATGCAGTGTCTGCTTCCGGTGTCCACTCAAGTTGTGAGCGAGAGGTCATGCCTGATTGGTGACACAAGGTCCTGAGGGGTCTTTCAACCTCAGAAAAATTAGGGACAAAAGCGCGACAGTAGGAACACATCCCCAGGAAAGatagcatttgtttttgggtAATTGGTTTTGGAATCTTTTGGATAGCTTCAATATGTTTTGGAGACATAGTTTTGCCTTCACCAGAAATTATGT is a genomic window of Solea senegalensis isolate Sse05_10M linkage group LG7, IFAPA_SoseM_1, whole genome shotgun sequence containing:
- the LOC122772860 gene encoding protein NYNRIN-like, with translation MYDDSMVQKLPTMILNVAGKDVTFMVDSGATRTVLKYSEIPEAKLSGNFMYSIGACGTTVKENYTSPITCSHPEPFTKVKHSFLLSQVCPFNLLGRDLMMAFGIDLISTPEGVKAVRRTTPPNPEAYIMAKYQPDLISSLLYIYQWKVESVLAPSLTERAHALVSPTAAFMQPEALHCTSHVTTDLDRDYETKWWTDIKDTLLTDSLYWTDLRCALSVSLTAEQQRFFLINNSHPHISLSKGQTDQWRDLGPWTKSCIELKDWQSTPDPHVSYSPKGGVFKTACKLTVATLKSVYLLDHNLDKTEHIHQMLSAEQIHPALAQVPPKLWAQGKYDVGLIKNCEPVIVTPKSDYRPKRVQYPLRPEAVDGIKPVFKSLLEAGVIIPCNDSPVCTPIFPVQKAREPPSLPEWRFVQDLKAVNAAVHARTPSVPNPYTLLSQVPSSAKWFSVVDLSNAFFSVPVHKDSQYWFAFQFNGKGYTFTRLCQGFTESPTIYNQALCESLSPLALSDGTALLQYVDDLLICAPTEKQCITDTIKLLKHLAEEGHKASLNKLQFVRQAVTFLGHIISGEGKTMSPKHIEAIQKIPKPITQKQMLSFLGMCSYCRAFVPNFSEVERPLRTLCHQSGMTSRSQLEWTPEADTAFLNLKLQLQSPPTLGLPDPTKPFTQTVDERSGCMTSVLLQPHGDRLRPVAYFSGKLDPVAAGMPKCLRAVAAAEKALLASRDIVGYAPLTLLVPHAVSLILSEQKTSHLSAARHLRYHTCLLDMPNVTLKRCTVLNPATLLPLPQDGEPHDCMAELSASCSPRPDLTETPLTNPDLVLYVDGSASRDPVTGLCRVGFAVCSDYDVMMSSSLPPHFSAQAAELVALTTACQLAKGRSVNIYTDSRYAFGVVHDFGALWKHRGFLKSDGKSVLHHTLIADLLDAILLPSAISVCKCAAHTNASDPISTGNARADAAAKAASLLPLSTSSVSHTLVSVSSDVPSSLSAVQSFASPKDKQLWRNAGALCHDGIWIGPDNNPCLPSHFFPHYAKLTHGSDHASKGGMQQMINTFWFTKGFSAYAQKHCQACVICATHNVGRAIQPSQQAAHPQPTRPFEHVMMDFVELTPSEGKSHCLVMVDMWSKWVEVFPASKQSASVVAKALLTEIIPRWGIPAKISSDNGSHFVNSAITELSLYLGINLRTHCAYHPASGGAVERENGTLKNKLAKCCEDTGLPWTKALPLVLMYMRMRKRNRTNLSPFEILFATPPSVGVEAPRSPPPSTALCDHNTLTYCTNLSKQLSDVKKQVIAALPVPASGPLHQLEPGDFVVIKDFRRKSWRNRRWQGPFQILLTTHTAVKVAERATWIHASHCRKVPAPPAGSPGKLQTPEAAK